The following proteins are co-located in the Lepisosteus oculatus isolate fLepOcu1 chromosome 9, fLepOcu1.hap2, whole genome shotgun sequence genome:
- the uchl5 gene encoding ubiquitin carboxyl-terminal hydrolase isozyme L5 → MAGSAGEWCLMESDPGVFTELIKGFGCKGAQVEEIWSLEPENFEKLKPVHGLIFLFKWQPGEEPAGSIVQDSRLDQIFFAKQVINNACATQAIISVLLNCTHSDMHLGETLTEFREFSQSFDAAMKGLALSNSEVIRQVHNGFARQQMFEFDAKSSAKDEDAFHFVSYVPVNGRLYELDGLREGPIDLGTCNQDDWISAVRPVIEKRIQKYSEGEIRFNLMAIVSDRKMIYEHKIAELQNQLAEEEPMDTDQSSNLLSSIQSEIAKYQLLIEEENQKLKRYKIENIRRKHNYLPFIMELLKTLAEYQQLIPLVEKAKEKQNAKKAQEAK, encoded by the exons aTGGCAGGGAGCGCCGGAGAATGGTGTCTAATGGAGAGTGATCCGGGAGTCTTCACAGAATTAATTAAAGGTTTTG GTTGTAAAGGAGCACAAGTTGAAGAGATATGGAGTTTGGAACCAGAAAACTTCGAAAAACTGAA ACCGGTTCATGGATTGATTTTCCTTTTCAAGTGGCAGCCAGGAGAAGAACCTGCTGGATCTATTGTTCAGGATTCCAGGCTGGACCAAATTTTTTTTGCCAAGCAG GTCATTAATAATGCATGTGCTACCCAGGCTATAATCAGTGTGTTACTGAACTGCACACATTCTGACATGCACCTTGGTGAAACTCTGACAGAATTTAGAGAATTCTCACAAAGTTTTGATGCTGCT ATGAAAGGTCTGGCCCTGAGCAACTCTGAAGTGATTCGTCAAGTGCACAATGGCTTTGCCAG GCAGCAGATGTTTGAGTTTGATGCAAAATCATCTGCAAAAGATGAAGATGCATTTCATTTTGTGAGCTATGTTCCAGTTAATGGCAGACTCTATGAACTGGATGGACTCCGTGAAGGACCAATTGACCTTG gcACCTGTAATCAAGATGATTGGATAAGTGCAGTACGACCAGTAATTGAGAAAAGAATACAGAA atACAGTGAAGGGGAAATCCGCTTTAACTTAATGGCTATAGTTTCAGACCGAAAGATGATTTATGAGCATAAGATTGCAGAGCTACAGAACCAGCTCGCAGAA gAAGAACCAATGGACACAGACCAGAGTAGCAACCTGTTAAGCTCCATTCAATCAGAAATTGCGAAATATCAGCTTCTAATTGAGGaggagaatcagaaactaaaacGGTACAAA ATTGAAAACATTAGAAGAAAGCACAACTACTTGCCCTTCATCATGGAACTACTGAAAACACTGGCGGAATACCAGCAGTTAATACCATTAGTAGAAAAG gcaaaagaaaaacagaatgcCAAAAAAGCCCAAGAAGCCAAATGA